One window from the genome of Sulfurimonas crateris encodes:
- a CDS encoding HAD-IIA family hydrolase: protein MYFIDVQGTLISDEDKTPIRGSIEFIDMLNEKNIPYMIITNNTKKASLDFYNFLHSSGFNFDFSRYLDPLMLLESRVAKESIAAYGAAEFLEVLKKMGYVLNYENPKSVLIAIKEDFSAQEYAQIIDFLLGGASLIGMHETSIYAKNSKRYPGVGAILKMLEFATSCSYDVVGKPSTSFYSEALAAIRGQQKDAEFNDITIISDDVKGDLVGAKELGMKTVFVTSGKYKSAGEILPFLKEELRPDMVYADMQEILEAL from the coding sequence ATGTATTTTATTGATGTTCAAGGTACCCTGATCAGCGACGAAGATAAAACTCCCATTCGCGGAAGCATTGAGTTTATAGATATGCTCAATGAAAAAAATATTCCCTATATGATCATTACCAACAACACCAAAAAAGCATCTTTGGATTTTTACAACTTTCTTCATTCAAGCGGTTTTAATTTTGATTTCTCCCGCTACCTCGACCCTTTGATGCTCCTGGAGTCACGTGTTGCAAAAGAGAGCATTGCGGCATACGGAGCTGCAGAGTTTTTGGAAGTTTTAAAAAAGATGGGCTACGTTTTGAACTATGAAAATCCAAAGAGTGTTTTAATCGCTATAAAAGAGGATTTTTCTGCCCAAGAGTATGCGCAGATAATTGACTTTTTGCTCGGCGGTGCATCTTTGATCGGAATGCATGAGACCTCTATATATGCTAAAAACTCCAAAAGATATCCCGGTGTTGGAGCGATCTTAAAGATGCTTGAGTTTGCTACATCTTGCAGCTACGATGTAGTAGGAAAACCGAGCACCTCTTTTTACTCCGAGGCGTTGGCGGCGATTAGAGGACAGCAAAAAGATGCAGAATTTAACGATATAACGATCATAAGCGATGATGTAAAGGGAGATTTAGTCGGAGCAAAAGAGCTCGGGATGAAAACAGTGTTCGTCACAAGCGGAAAGTATAAGAGTGCCGGTGAGATACTCCCTTTTTTAAAAGAGGAGCTAAGACCTGACATGGTTTATGCAGATATGCAAGAAATTTTGGAGGCGTTATGA
- the pheA gene encoding prephenate dehydratase encodes MKTLDDCRVAIDAIDDEILKLLNQRMEVVKHVGEIKKSSNGAIYRPEREKAIVQRLTEQSIEQNGALNAAAIEAIFLEIFAVSRNLELPERIAYLGPEGSFTHQAAESRFGAMSDYLSLGSIHSVFKTLEAKRAKFGVVPIENSRDGVVGETLDLLAKSPVKVVAELYMPIHMSFATKAKKLSEITKIYSKDKGFGQCREFLQEHNLVNVEQIPVESTAKAAIMAAENPNAAAICSHIAAKLYGVPTMFDHVEDDIGSQTRFVILSDFKNEKSQDDKTSILVRLKDSVKAGSLVHFLQDFDEKKINFSKIESRPLKDKGGFEYLFFMDFYGHIDDANVQEVLEKHKDEVTWLGSYVKGEEIEVQ; translated from the coding sequence ATGAAAACATTAGATGATTGCAGAGTAGCCATTGATGCTATAGATGATGAGATATTAAAATTGCTCAATCAAAGAATGGAAGTTGTCAAACATGTCGGTGAGATCAAAAAAAGCTCTAACGGTGCAATTTACAGACCAGAGAGAGAAAAAGCGATTGTTCAGAGATTGACCGAGCAGAGCATAGAACAAAACGGAGCTCTTAACGCTGCTGCTATCGAGGCTATTTTTTTGGAGATTTTTGCCGTCTCAAGAAATCTAGAACTTCCTGAGCGTATAGCCTATCTCGGTCCTGAGGGGAGCTTTACACATCAAGCTGCAGAGAGCCGTTTTGGCGCTATGAGCGATTATCTCTCCCTTGGCTCAATTCACTCTGTTTTTAAGACACTTGAAGCAAAGAGAGCAAAATTCGGCGTAGTTCCGATTGAGAACTCAAGAGACGGAGTTGTAGGCGAGACGTTAGACCTGCTTGCAAAAAGTCCGGTTAAAGTTGTTGCAGAGCTCTATATGCCGATCCATATGTCATTTGCGACAAAAGCAAAGAAGCTGAGCGAAATTACAAAGATATACTCAAAAGACAAGGGCTTCGGACAGTGCAGAGAATTCCTGCAGGAGCACAATCTGGTCAATGTTGAACAGATTCCGGTCGAGTCAACCGCAAAGGCCGCTATAATGGCAGCCGAGAATCCAAATGCGGCTGCGATCTGCAGTCATATTGCCGCAAAGTTATACGGTGTTCCGACAATGTTTGATCATGTAGAAGATGACATAGGCTCTCAAACACGCTTTGTAATACTGAGTGATTTTAAGAATGAAAAAAGTCAAGATGACAAGACATCTATTTTAGTGAGACTTAAAGATTCGGTAAAAGCAGGTTCTCTGGTCCATTTTCTGCAGGATTTTGATGAGAAAAAGATAAATTTCTCAAAAATTGAGTCACGCCCCTTGAAAGATAAGGGCGGATTTGAGTATCTGTTTTTTATGGATTTTTATGGACATATAGATGATGCAAATGTTCAAGAGGTATTAGAAAAACATAAGGATGAGGTAACTTGGCTAGGAAGTTACGTAAAAGGTGAAGAGATTGAAGTTCAATAA
- a CDS encoding LptF/LptG family permease, with translation MLAFKYISFHYIKYFIIILSALVMFLVGFDYMGSTEKLDISANLLLIYLVYKTFFAIDMLLPLSLIFAMISTKIFLIRSNALVSFYSLGYSRVDILKPFVVVSTLIIFIFISLHSVSNFARADEMAKNIRKNAQYLSPTRDLFFTYKDKFVYFSKMLPLQESAEDVRVFSFSSNSLKEVLVAKRARYRDDAWHINAADIITKPDEIHFDSLGIKVTKEKDLKILQGFRPKMLDQVYEGKVNFTIKDAIDAYMLLNEQKINTDVVKSSLYKIFVYPFFVPSLVVIIFFFVPISVRFLNVSLFSFAAIISSLMIWAILFALIELSSHKTLPSEAGIVLPVFILFLIALRQWRRYRLAT, from the coding sequence ATGTTGGCGTTTAAATATATCTCTTTTCATTACATAAAATATTTTATTATCATCTTAAGCGCACTTGTGATGTTTCTAGTCGGATTCGACTATATGGGAAGTACCGAAAAACTCGATATTTCTGCGAACCTTCTTCTTATCTACCTCGTCTATAAGACCTTTTTTGCCATTGATATGCTTCTTCCGCTCTCGCTTATTTTTGCAATGATAAGCACCAAGATATTTCTTATCCGCTCAAATGCTTTGGTATCTTTTTACTCTTTGGGCTACTCAAGGGTTGATATTCTCAAGCCTTTTGTTGTAGTCTCTACACTCATAATTTTTATTTTCATATCCCTGCATTCGGTCTCAAACTTTGCAAGAGCAGATGAGATGGCTAAAAATATTCGCAAAAATGCTCAATATTTAAGCCCTACAAGGGATCTCTTCTTTACATACAAAGATAAGTTCGTCTACTTTTCAAAGATGCTCCCGCTGCAAGAGAGTGCCGAAGATGTTAGAGTATTTAGTTTTAGCAGCAACTCTTTAAAAGAGGTTTTAGTAGCTAAAAGAGCAAGATACAGAGACGATGCTTGGCATATAAATGCAGCGGACATAATTACAAAACCTGATGAGATCCACTTCGACTCTTTGGGTATAAAAGTCACAAAAGAGAAAGATCTGAAAATTCTTCAAGGTTTTCGTCCGAAGATGTTAGACCAAGTTTATGAGGGTAAAGTAAACTTTACAATCAAAGATGCAATTGATGCATATATGCTTCTGAATGAGCAGAAGATAAATACGGATGTCGTTAAAAGTTCACTGTATAAAATATTTGTATATCCGTTCTTTGTGCCGAGCCTTGTTGTTATTATCTTCTTTTTTGTGCCAATTAGTGTGAGATTTTTAAATGTTTCTCTATTTAGTTTCGCAGCGATAATATCTTCACTGATGATATGGGCAATTCTATTCGCGCTAATTGAACTCTCAAGCCATAAGACTCTCCCAAGTGAAGCAGGTATAGTACTTCCAGTCTTTATTCTATTTTTGATAGCTTTACGTCAGTGGAGAAGATATCGACTCGCTACTTAA
- the fliF gene encoding flagellar basal-body MS-ring/collar protein FliF: MDFKVLFSQLVVLYDKLTKQQKLIIGFAVVGIVAFLVFMVVYTAKKDAVSQYEVLFDSLTSEDAGKVVEQLEKDNIPYEIFDNNVIKVPKNVVYKERIAIASLGIPKNSGVGFELFDKQEFGSTSFDQNVKYLRALEGELSRTINALAPIERASVSLALPKETLFVEKKADPTASVMLQLVEGRRLSTKQIRGIKNLVSAAVPNLTAANVMLIDSDGETLGDEDEMAQMGELSAVQQSYKAKEERKKQSKIIEVISPFVGGDDKVVAQVTIEFDFSIKSSTSEIYDPENVVRSEQISEEKREGSTPAEVGGVPGTISNIGPVEGLSNNQTTEKYEKNTGTTNYEVGKTVSTIKSEFARIKRVTAAVVVDGKYKTKLDADGNPTDEMEYEPLSETDLEALSALVSRSIGINEDRGDQISVQNLQFKLPEIDKTRERVNQAVTFSQTYLAPFSELFKYLFVLLLLFILYKKVISPFAERMLEISKEDEEIGKPLLDIENDADEDLVEKVQSMRRKVEEQLGVGEGFSEDELKYDVLLEKVRGMIDESPDAVALVLQALMTEESDITIK; the protein is encoded by the coding sequence ATGGATTTTAAGGTACTTTTCTCACAACTAGTCGTTTTGTATGACAAGCTGACCAAACAGCAGAAACTCATTATTGGTTTTGCGGTTGTAGGTATTGTTGCATTTTTGGTCTTCATGGTCGTATATACGGCTAAAAAAGATGCAGTCAGTCAATATGAAGTTCTTTTTGATTCATTAACCTCTGAAGATGCAGGCAAGGTCGTAGAACAACTGGAAAAAGATAATATCCCCTATGAGATATTTGATAACAATGTTATCAAGGTTCCTAAAAATGTGGTCTATAAAGAGCGTATAGCTATTGCATCACTTGGGATTCCTAAGAACAGTGGAGTAGGGTTTGAACTTTTTGACAAACAGGAGTTTGGTTCAACAAGCTTTGATCAAAATGTAAAGTATCTTCGCGCACTTGAAGGTGAACTCTCCCGCACCATTAATGCTTTAGCTCCGATAGAGCGTGCAAGTGTCAGCCTTGCTCTTCCAAAAGAGACTCTATTTGTTGAGAAAAAAGCGGATCCTACAGCCTCAGTTATGCTTCAGCTGGTCGAAGGCAGAAGGCTCTCCACAAAGCAGATCAGGGGCATAAAAAATCTTGTCTCCGCTGCAGTTCCAAATCTAACAGCTGCGAATGTTATGTTGATAGACAGCGACGGCGAGACTCTCGGAGATGAAGATGAGATGGCTCAAATGGGTGAACTATCAGCAGTTCAGCAGAGCTACAAGGCTAAAGAAGAGAGAAAGAAGCAAAGTAAGATCATAGAGGTCATCTCTCCTTTTGTTGGCGGCGACGATAAGGTCGTAGCCCAAGTCACGATTGAGTTTGATTTCTCCATAAAAAGCTCTACTTCTGAGATATATGATCCTGAAAATGTTGTAAGAAGTGAGCAGATAAGCGAAGAAAAAAGAGAGGGATCAACTCCTGCCGAAGTTGGTGGGGTTCCGGGAACTATTAGCAATATCGGACCTGTTGAGGGACTCTCAAACAATCAGACGACAGAGAAGTACGAGAAGAATACGGGTACTACAAACTATGAGGTCGGCAAGACCGTCTCTACGATAAAGAGCGAATTTGCACGCATAAAGAGAGTGACAGCTGCTGTTGTTGTTGACGGAAAATATAAAACCAAGTTAGATGCCGATGGAAATCCGACAGATGAGATGGAGTATGAGCCGCTCTCAGAGACGGATCTCGAAGCACTCTCAGCTTTGGTCAGTCGCTCTATCGGGATAAACGAAGATAGAGGCGATCAGATAAGTGTCCAAAATCTGCAGTTCAAGCTTCCTGAGATCGATAAGACTAGGGAGAGAGTAAATCAGGCTGTAACATTTTCTCAAACATATCTGGCTCCTTTTTCCGAGTTGTTTAAGTATCTTTTTGTTCTTCTGCTTCTCTTTATTCTTTACAAGAAGGTTATTTCGCCTTTCGCAGAGAGAATGCTTGAGATCTCAAAGGAAGATGAGGAGATTGGAAAACCGCTTCTTGATATTGAAAATGATGCGGATGAAGATCTTGTTGAGAAGGTTCAATCTATGCGCCGCAAAGTTGAAGAGCAGCTTGGTGTTGGAGAAGGATTTAGCGAAGATGAGCTCAAATATGATGTTCTTCTTGAGAAGGTACGCGGCATGATAGATGAGTCACCTGATGCGGTAGCCCTTGTTCTTCAGGCACTGATGACAGAAGAATCGGATATAACAATTAAATAG
- the hisC gene encoding histidinol-phosphate transaminase, whose translation MKFNKNLQNIKTYEAGKPIELVVREFGIEPKDIVKLASNENPCGCSPKVIDAVGAILPKMALYPDDSMIKLKNGLSARYGVQNKNVIIGSGSDQVIEFLIHAKAHNGSKILMNSITFAMYEIYAKHVGAEVIRTASQEHDLDEFYELYKKEKPEIIFICTPNNPTGDALDAAKIYDFLSKIDGDTLVVIDGAYMEYAIAKESKKEIVPKELIEKFDNVIYLGTFSKAYGLGGMRVGYGLAESKIVEELYKLRPPFNITTLSLEAASEALNDEEFVKKSITLNFEQMKRYEEFAKEQKIDIINSYTNFVTLCLNSEQDSTKISNQLLQKGMIVRNLSSYNMNAIRVTVGTHEQNSRFFELIAQYL comes from the coding sequence TTGAAGTTCAATAAAAATTTGCAAAATATTAAAACATATGAGGCTGGAAAGCCAATAGAGTTGGTTGTAAGAGAGTTTGGCATAGAGCCAAAGGATATTGTGAAGCTCGCTTCAAATGAGAATCCTTGCGGGTGCTCGCCAAAAGTTATAGATGCCGTCGGTGCAATATTGCCAAAGATGGCACTCTATCCGGATGATTCGATGATAAAGCTCAAAAACGGTCTGAGTGCCAGATACGGAGTTCAAAACAAGAACGTGATCATCGGTTCGGGAAGCGATCAGGTAATAGAGTTTTTGATCCATGCAAAAGCGCATAACGGCTCAAAAATTCTAATGAACTCCATAACATTTGCCATGTATGAGATATACGCTAAACACGTTGGTGCTGAGGTTATAAGAACTGCTTCACAAGAGCATGATCTGGATGAGTTTTATGAACTTTATAAAAAAGAGAAGCCGGAGATAATCTTTATTTGTACACCGAATAATCCTACGGGAGATGCGCTTGATGCAGCTAAGATATATGACTTTTTAAGCAAGATAGATGGCGATACCCTTGTAGTGATAGACGGCGCTTATATGGAGTACGCAATTGCTAAAGAGAGCAAAAAAGAGATAGTTCCAAAAGAGCTGATTGAGAAGTTTGACAACGTTATCTATCTGGGTACTTTTTCAAAGGCTTACGGGCTTGGCGGTATGAGAGTCGGATACGGTTTGGCGGAGAGCAAAATAGTAGAGGAGCTCTATAAGTTAAGACCTCCGTTTAATATCACGACTCTCTCTTTGGAAGCAGCAAGCGAAGCGCTAAATGACGAGGAGTTTGTGAAGAAAAGTATAACTCTAAATTTTGAGCAGATGAAACGCTATGAAGAGTTTGCAAAAGAGCAAAAAATAGATATAATAAACAGTTATACTAATTTTGTAACGCTATGTCTTAACTCTGAACAGGACTCTACAAAGATATCAAATCAGCTCTTGCAGAAGGGTATGATTGTTAGAAACTTAAGCAGTTATAACATGAATGCAATCAGAGTTACAGTGGGCACGCATGAGCAAAACAGCCGTTTTTTTGAGCTGATAGCACAATATTTGTAG
- the fliG gene encoding flagellar motor switch protein FliG has product MNLSPTQQAKFDEMSMAEKIAILLMQMGEDATAAIFSNMNVDAITEVSKYIATNRSVDKAVAIAILEEFYAIFQSGQFITSGGLEYARELLYRTLGPEEAKKVLEKLSKSMQETQNFAYLSKIKPQQLSDFIINEHPQTIALILAHMDATEAADTLQYFPDDLRSEVSMRMAKLGDISPSVIKRVSAVLESKLESLASYKVEVGGPRAVADIFNRLGAKASKETLAKIEERDEEMSNLIKEMMFTFEDIETLDKNAIVEILKSVDKPDLMLGLKSAPEELKEKFFSAMSERAREAFEEEMQFMGAVKMKDVESAQRRIVEVVNGLAEGGVIQLGSSTEEMVE; this is encoded by the coding sequence ATGAATCTAAGTCCGACACAGCAAGCAAAATTTGATGAGATGAGTATGGCAGAGAAGATTGCCATACTTCTTATGCAGATGGGCGAAGATGCTACTGCTGCCATATTTTCAAATATGAATGTTGATGCTATAACGGAAGTCTCAAAGTATATCGCTACGAACAGAAGTGTGGACAAAGCAGTTGCAATCGCGATACTAGAAGAGTTCTATGCGATTTTTCAATCTGGTCAATTTATAACATCCGGCGGTCTTGAGTACGCAAGAGAGCTTCTCTATAGAACACTTGGTCCTGAAGAGGCAAAAAAAGTTTTAGAAAAACTCTCAAAAAGTATGCAGGAGACTCAAAATTTTGCGTACCTCTCCAAGATTAAGCCTCAGCAGCTTTCAGACTTTATCATTAACGAGCATCCTCAGACAATTGCTCTTATTTTGGCTCACATGGATGCAACAGAGGCGGCAGATACGCTTCAGTACTTCCCTGATGATCTTAGAAGCGAAGTCTCTATGAGAATGGCGAAGCTTGGCGATATCTCTCCATCGGTCATTAAAAGAGTCTCGGCAGTGTTAGAGTCCAAACTTGAATCTCTTGCTTCGTATAAAGTCGAAGTCGGCGGTCCTCGCGCTGTTGCAGATATCTTCAACCGTCTTGGGGCAAAGGCTTCTAAAGAGACTTTGGCTAAGATCGAAGAGAGAGATGAAGAGATGTCTAACCTAATTAAAGAGATGATGTTTACATTTGAAGATATAGAGACACTCGATAAAAATGCGATCGTTGAGATTCTAAAATCAGTTGACAAACCTGACTTGATGCTTGGTCTCAAAAGTGCTCCTGAAGAGCTTAAAGAGAAGTTCTTTAGCGCTATGAGTGAGAGAGCAAGAGAGGCATTTGAAGAAGAGATGCAGTTTATGGGTGCTGTTAAGATGAAAGATGTCGAGAGTGCTCAAAGAAGAATTGTCGAGGTAGTAAACGGTCTGGCTGAGGGCGGCGTTATTCAGCTGGGAAGTTCAACTGAAGAGATGGTGGAATAA
- a CDS encoding 50S ribosomal protein L25/general stress protein Ctc: MLEGIIRESIGKQSTKALRRDGYLIANIYGKGLENIHAAFKENEYIRTVRNKETLSFPVKVGSKEMNVVVQSYEAHPVTSKLLHVDLMVAQPGVVTHYHVPVVPQGEAIGLKNKGLVHISKPRLRVKAAIENVPNAINVDVAKMDVGDAKMVRDLAKVENVTFTDSDRVSVLSVIKAK, from the coding sequence ATGTTAGAAGGCATTATTAGAGAGAGTATTGGCAAACAAAGCACGAAAGCGCTTCGCCGTGATGGTTATCTAATTGCAAATATTTACGGAAAAGGGCTTGAAAATATTCACGCAGCATTCAAAGAGAATGAATATATCCGTACTGTTCGCAACAAAGAGACTTTATCATTTCCAGTAAAAGTTGGATCAAAAGAGATGAATGTTGTTGTTCAGTCGTATGAAGCACATCCCGTAACATCTAAACTTTTGCATGTTGACCTAATGGTAGCACAACCAGGCGTTGTGACACACTACCATGTACCGGTTGTTCCACAAGGTGAAGCAATAGGACTTAAGAACAAAGGTCTTGTACACATTTCAAAACCTCGTCTAAGAGTAAAAGCTGCTATCGAGAACGTTCCAAATGCAATCAATGTTGATGTTGCAAAGATGGACGTAGGCGATGCAAAAATGGTACGTGATCTTGCAAAAGTAGAGAACGTTACATTCACAGATTCTGATCGTGTTTCTGTATTGAGTGTAATTAAAGCTAAATAA
- the pth gene encoding aminoacyl-tRNA hydrolase, translated as MMLIVGLGNPGPKYEKTRHNIGFMVVDELVKRLDAQKLSSSSFNGELFKFSNHYLLKPLTFMNLSGISIAAVKKFYKIEEVVVIHDDLDLPFGTLRFKKGGGHGGHNGLKSTDENISKEYIRVRMGIGKPEHKGEVSSYVLSDFNKDEQEHLTKWVSLACEAVESLLEHSLEDVSAKYTIKKFQLK; from the coding sequence ATCATGCTAATAGTCGGCCTAGGTAATCCTGGACCGAAGTATGAAAAGACTCGTCATAACATAGGATTTATGGTTGTTGACGAGCTTGTTAAAAGGCTAGATGCCCAAAAGCTATCCTCATCGTCATTCAACGGCGAACTCTTCAAATTTTCAAATCATTATCTATTAAAACCGCTTACTTTTATGAATCTCTCAGGTATATCTATCGCAGCCGTAAAGAAGTTCTATAAAATCGAAGAAGTAGTTGTAATACATGATGATTTGGACTTGCCATTTGGCACGCTTCGTTTTAAAAAAGGAGGCGGACATGGCGGTCATAACGGACTTAAATCCACGGATGAGAATATCTCAAAAGAGTATATAAGAGTGAGAATGGGTATAGGAAAGCCAGAACATAAGGGCGAGGTATCATCTTATGTTTTGAGTGATTTTAACAAAGATGAGCAGGAGCATTTGACTAAATGGGTATCTCTTGCGTGTGAAGCCGTTGAGTCTTTGCTTGAGCATTCACTAGAAGATGTAAGTGCTAAATATACAATTAAAAAATTTCAGCTAAAATAG
- a CDS encoding type IV pilus twitching motility protein PilT, whose product MSENRNEVDVSQLTFEQIKKIRAYLKKLIENGGSDLHVKSNGVIRARINGTIVPFSGSIFSYDDAMTLSKEILRGRYAELVENKEIDLVYQFDERNRFRVNIFFQTDGPSFVFRVIPMTIPTIDEMNYPEMIRTFTKETRGLVLVTGTTGSGKSTTLAAMIHEINTTQKKHIITIEDPIEFVHKDRGCIINQRSVGQDTLSFDRALRAALREDPDIILVGEMRDRETIELALHAADTGHLVFSTLHTLDAKETINRIIAIFPNDEQNRVRLSLAGVLKGVISQRLIPTKDDKRIAAMEILVKTPTIEKLILENRDYEIKEAIEKGREHYKSQSFDQHILDIYNAGIITKERAKDYATSASDLELKMSGLNSGNAADVLKKADKNGNGKIMDEDIFDLK is encoded by the coding sequence ATGAGCGAAAATAGAAATGAAGTGGATGTAAGTCAATTAACGTTTGAGCAGATTAAAAAGATCAGAGCTTATCTTAAAAAGCTCATTGAAAACGGCGGAAGTGACTTACATGTCAAGTCAAACGGTGTTATTAGAGCAAGAATAAACGGGACAATCGTTCCTTTTTCAGGCAGTATCTTCTCTTATGATGATGCAATGACTCTCTCAAAAGAGATACTTAGAGGCAGATATGCAGAACTTGTCGAGAATAAAGAGATCGACCTTGTCTATCAGTTCGATGAACGCAACCGCTTCCGTGTAAATATCTTTTTTCAAACGGATGGCCCCTCTTTTGTTTTTCGTGTTATTCCTATGACTATTCCGACTATTGATGAGATGAACTATCCTGAGATGATAAGAACGTTCACTAAAGAGACGCGTGGGCTTGTTTTGGTTACAGGAACAACCGGTAGCGGTAAGTCAACGACGTTAGCGGCTATGATACATGAGATAAATACTACGCAAAAGAAACATATTATAACTATCGAAGATCCTATTGAGTTTGTCCATAAAGATAGAGGGTGTATTATAAACCAGCGCTCAGTAGGTCAAGACACGCTCTCTTTTGACAGAGCTCTAAGAGCCGCTTTGCGTGAGGACCCGGATATTATACTTGTCGGGGAGATGAGGGATCGTGAGACCATTGAGCTTGCACTTCATGCTGCAGATACCGGACACTTGGTATTTTCAACGCTTCATACTCTTGATGCAAAAGAGACTATTAACCGTATTATCGCAATTTTTCCAAATGATGAACAGAACCGTGTTCGTCTCTCTCTTGCAGGAGTGCTAAAGGGCGTAATCTCCCAAAGACTTATTCCCACGAAAGATGATAAGCGAATCGCGGCTATGGAGATACTTGTCAAGACTCCTACGATAGAGAAATTGATCTTGGAAAACAGAGATTATGAGATTAAAGAGGCTATAGAAAAAGGTCGTGAACACTATAAATCTCAAAGTTTTGATCAGCATATCTTGGATATATACAATGCTGGAATTATCACTAAAGAGAGAGCAAAAGATTACGCTACGAGTGCGTCTGATCTTGAGCTCAAAATGAGCGGACTTAACAGCGGCAATGCAGCAGATGTGCTTAAAAAAGCGGATAAGAACGGCAATGGAAAGATTATGGATGAGGATATCTTTGATTTAAAATAA
- the lysA gene encoding diaminopimelate decarboxylase, with protein sequence MINFRELASKYKTPLYIYDLDYMTKQYEELKEAFKGRKSLLAYAIKSNSNLSVINHFAQMGSGADCVSIGEVRRAFLAGVPSYKIIFSGVGKSDEEIREAIEKEILYINVESEAELGRVELIAKELGANCRISIRVNPNIDPLTHPYISTGLHDNKFGVDIDSAKRMYIRANNSEHLDPVGIHFHIGSQLTELKPIYESAEIVADMVRSLQSIKIELKFFDIGGGLGVTYKDEVTIKPYDYAQAVLGTLKGLDLTIICEPGRFLTANAGYFLTKVLYEKKNGAKRFVVVDGAMNDLLRPSLYKAYHKIEAITESKSELSEADVVGPVCESGDFFAKDYMLPTLEHNDLLVVHSAGAYGFGMGSNYNTRGRSAEVAVKGGESRVIRKREEFEDLIALEKDYLVK encoded by the coding sequence ATGATCAACTTTAGAGAACTTGCATCCAAATACAAAACACCGCTTTATATATATGATCTAGACTATATGACAAAGCAGTATGAAGAGCTAAAAGAGGCTTTTAAAGGGAGAAAGTCTCTTTTGGCATACGCAATAAAATCAAACTCAAACCTTAGCGTTATCAACCATTTTGCCCAGATGGGAAGCGGAGCCGACTGTGTCTCCATCGGAGAGGTGCGCCGCGCATTTTTGGCAGGTGTCCCAAGCTACAAGATCATCTTCTCAGGCGTGGGAAAGAGTGATGAAGAGATACGCGAAGCAATTGAGAAAGAGATACTCTACATAAACGTAGAGAGCGAGGCTGAACTTGGTCGTGTTGAGCTTATTGCAAAAGAGCTTGGTGCAAACTGCCGGATCAGCATAAGAGTAAACCCGAATATTGACCCATTAACGCATCCATATATCTCTACAGGGCTTCATGACAATAAGTTCGGGGTAGATATAGACAGCGCTAAGAGAATGTATATCCGTGCGAACAATTCAGAGCATCTAGACCCGGTGGGAATACATTTTCATATAGGCTCTCAGCTGACCGAACTAAAGCCGATCTATGAGTCTGCAGAGATCGTAGCAGATATGGTGCGCTCACTTCAAAGTATAAAGATAGAGTTAAAGTTTTTTGACATCGGCGGAGGACTTGGTGTGACATATAAAGATGAGGTCACCATTAAGCCTTATGACTATGCACAGGCGGTACTTGGAACTTTAAAAGGGCTTGACTTAACAATAATATGCGAGCCGGGAAGATTTTTAACTGCAAATGCAGGATATTTTTTAACAAAAGTACTTTACGAGAAGAAGAACGGAGCAAAGAGGTTTGTAGTAGTTGACGGTGCTATGAACGACCTTCTTCGCCCGAGCCTTTATAAGGCGTACCATAAGATCGAGGCTATTACAGAGAGTAAAAGTGAGCTTAGTGAGGCGGACGTAGTAGGTCCTGTTTGTGAGAGCGGAGACTTTTTTGCAAAAGATTATATGCTGCCGACTCTGGAACATAACGATCTGCTTGTAGTCCACAGTGCAGGTGCTTACGGTTTTGGGATGGGAAGCAACTACAACACAAGAGGCAGAAGTGCAGAAGTTGCTGTAAAAGGCGGCGAATCGAGAGTTATTCGCAAACGTGAAGAGTTTGAAGATCTTATAGCATTAGAGAAAGATTATTTGGTTAAATAA